A single region of the Lotus japonicus ecotype B-129 chromosome 4, LjGifu_v1.2 genome encodes:
- the LOC130713573 gene encoding probable purine permease 11 encodes MERVQELQLQTPDDRKVPNSEKNTIVTQQLQHPRFWWWFRVSLYIIFLLVGQSAATLLGRLYYDKGGNSKWMATFVQSAGFPVLLPLLFTFQKHAKLTNILTNDPSKRTKTKPKVFILVSLYIAFGLLLAGDNLMYSYGLLYLPLSTYSLLCATQLAFNAIFSYFLNSQKFTAFIFNSVVLLTISASLLAINSNSDDDSTDLPREKHVLGFFLTLGASATFSLYLSLVQLSFEKVIKSETFSAVLNMQFYPSFIATCACVVGLFASGEWKSLDKEMKGYEKGRVSYIMTLLWTAVTWQIASIGMLGLVFEVSSLFSNVIGTVVLPVTPILAVIFFHDKINGVKLMALLLAVWGFLSYIYQHYIDDKQAKLDKSHRLEVSKGEVEIC; translated from the exons ATGGAGAGAGTTCAAGAGCTGCAGCTACAAACCCCAG ATGACAGGAAAGTGCCCAACTCAGAGAAAAACACTATAGTCACTCAGCAACTTCAACATCCAAGATTCTGGTGGTGGTTTCGTGTATCCCTCTATATAATCTTTCTTCTTGTAGGCCAATCTGCAGCCACTCTTTTGGGAAGGTTATACTATGACAAGGGTGGTAATAGCAAATGGATGGCAACATTTGTTCAATCAGCTGGATTTCCTGTACTACTTCCACTCCTTTTTACTTTCCAAAAACATGCCAAATTAACTAACATACTCACCAATGACCCATCCaaaaggaccaaaaccaaaccaaaagTTTTCATTCTAGTTTCTCTATATATAGCTTTTGGGTTGCTTTTGGCCGGGGACAACTTGATGTATTCCTATGGACTTCTATATCTCCCTCTTTCCACATATTCTCTACTATGTGCTACCCAATTAGCCTTCAATGCAATATTCTCTTATTTTCTAAATTCACAGAAGTTCACAGCGTTCATATTCAATTCAGTAGTCCTCCTTACCATATCAGCTTCCCTGCTTGCAATCAATTCCAATTCTGATGACGACTCAACTGATCTTCCAAGAGAAAAGCATGTACTTGGGTTCTTCCTCACCCTTGGTGCATCTGCCACATTTTCATTATACCTATCTCTCGTGCAGCTTTCTTTTGAGAAAGTTATAAAAAGTGAAACCTTTTCTGCTGTCTTGAACATGCAATTTTACCCTTCTTTCATTGCTACATGTGCTTGTGTTGTTGGGTTGTTTGCAAGTGGAGAATGGAAAAGTTTGGACAAGGAGATGAAGGGATATGAGAAGGGAAGAGTGTCATATATAATGACTCTGCTTTGGACTGCTGTGACATGGCAAATAGCTTCTATTGGCATGCTGGGGTTAGTTTTTGAGGTATCTTCATTGTTCTCAAATGTAATAGGTACTGTGGTATTGCCTGTAACTCCAATCCTTGCTGTAATATTCTTCCATGACAAGATCAATGGGGTGAAGCTTATGGCCTTGTTGTTAGCCGTGTGGGGCTTTCTTTCCTATATTTATCAACATTATATAGATGACAAGCAAGCTAAGTTAGATAAGAGTCATAGACTTGAGGTTTCAAAGGGTGAGGTAGAAATATGTTGA
- the LOC130712184 gene encoding vacuolar protein sorting-associated protein 55 homolog isoform X2: MDMSLVTRGEMEMAELPGHFRFCLHTGKLVLLAILVSAGVVLQILACALYDNWWPMLTAITYVLLPMPLLFFAASERSSLFSESDSSWVNATKFLAGASAVGSIAIPAILKHSGVIGWGALAMDVSSFFVFVFAIMCYIRMSGEYDYRII; encoded by the exons ATGGATATGAG TCTTGTAACACGAGGTGAAATGGAGATGGCAGAGTTACCAGGACATTTTCGTTTCTGCTTGCACACTGGGAAACTTGTCCTTTTGGCAATTTTGGTCTCTGCAGGAGTCGTCCTGCAGATTTTG GCATGTGCCTTGTATGATAATTGGTGGCCAATGCTAACTG CAATAACATATGTGCTTCTTCCAATGCCTTTGTTGTTCTTTGCTGCATCAGAACGTTCTTCTTTATTTTCTGAATCAGATAGCAG CTGGGTGAATGCAACCAAGTTCTTGGCAGGGGCGTCAGCTGTTGGAAGCATTGCAATTCCAGCCATATTAAAGCATTCTGGTGTTATTGGTTGGGGAGCTCTTGCAATGGATGTCTCTTCCTTCTTTGTCTTTGTATTTGCCATCATGTGCTACATTCGGATGAGTGGTGAATATGATTACCGTATTATTTGA
- the LOC130712184 gene encoding vacuolar protein sorting-associated protein 55 homolog isoform X3 — protein MEMAELPGHFRFCLHTGKLVLLAILVSAGVVLQILACALYDNWWPMLTAITYVLLPMPLLFFAASERSSLFSESDSSWVNATKFLAGASAVGSIAIPAILKHSGVIGWGALAMDVSSFFVFVFAIMCYIRMSGEYDYRII, from the exons ATGGAGATGGCAGAGTTACCAGGACATTTTCGTTTCTGCTTGCACACTGGGAAACTTGTCCTTTTGGCAATTTTGGTCTCTGCAGGAGTCGTCCTGCAGATTTTG GCATGTGCCTTGTATGATAATTGGTGGCCAATGCTAACTG CAATAACATATGTGCTTCTTCCAATGCCTTTGTTGTTCTTTGCTGCATCAGAACGTTCTTCTTTATTTTCTGAATCAGATAGCAG CTGGGTGAATGCAACCAAGTTCTTGGCAGGGGCGTCAGCTGTTGGAAGCATTGCAATTCCAGCCATATTAAAGCATTCTGGTGTTATTGGTTGGGGAGCTCTTGCAATGGATGTCTCTTCCTTCTTTGTCTTTGTATTTGCCATCATGTGCTACATTCGGATGAGTGGTGAATATGATTACCGTATTATTTGA
- the LOC130712184 gene encoding vacuolar protein sorting-associated protein 55 homolog isoform X1, translating to MDMRHADFISMINILVTRGEMEMAELPGHFRFCLHTGKLVLLAILVSAGVVLQILACALYDNWWPMLTAITYVLLPMPLLFFAASERSSLFSESDSSWVNATKFLAGASAVGSIAIPAILKHSGVIGWGALAMDVSSFFVFVFAIMCYIRMSGEYDYRII from the exons ATGGATATGAG GCACGCAGATTTTATTTCTATGATCAATAT TCTTGTAACACGAGGTGAAATGGAGATGGCAGAGTTACCAGGACATTTTCGTTTCTGCTTGCACACTGGGAAACTTGTCCTTTTGGCAATTTTGGTCTCTGCAGGAGTCGTCCTGCAGATTTTG GCATGTGCCTTGTATGATAATTGGTGGCCAATGCTAACTG CAATAACATATGTGCTTCTTCCAATGCCTTTGTTGTTCTTTGCTGCATCAGAACGTTCTTCTTTATTTTCTGAATCAGATAGCAG CTGGGTGAATGCAACCAAGTTCTTGGCAGGGGCGTCAGCTGTTGGAAGCATTGCAATTCCAGCCATATTAAAGCATTCTGGTGTTATTGGTTGGGGAGCTCTTGCAATGGATGTCTCTTCCTTCTTTGTCTTTGTATTTGCCATCATGTGCTACATTCGGATGAGTGGTGAATATGATTACCGTATTATTTGA